The following proteins come from a genomic window of Paenibacillus swuensis:
- a CDS encoding transposase → MSTHVVTFDQFKRKYHDEASCVPILISTKWPNGYRCPRCDCVDAYVITTRRLPLYECRNCKYQASLLVGTIMQGSRTLLHKWFQALFLIANPSGSINAVQLSTIIQVTYKTAWLILHKLRHAIQQGDAQQLLTGLVEVISAEYNPCNFHIKGFKTIRNEQPFVGGASLNFYGEVSYVKLKHVFMPKHHPNKELSYWDYSNFIETHVSSSVRVPFIHYGSKKYNACDTLNIICDSVPVRINERYYGVSDKHLQSYLDEVSYRINYSLKPNRAVSKLFRLFIDTPAVTYKQLISRKPMCLHLQVA, encoded by the coding sequence GTGTCTACTCATGTAGTAACTTTCGATCAATTTAAGCGCAAATATCATGATGAAGCTTCATGTGTTCCCATCCTGATCTCAACCAAATGGCCCAACGGTTACCGCTGTCCACGTTGTGATTGCGTTGATGCCTATGTTATCACTACACGTCGGCTACCTCTGTATGAATGCCGCAACTGCAAGTATCAAGCTTCTCTTCTCGTGGGGACGATTATGCAAGGAAGCCGCACCTTACTTCATAAATGGTTTCAAGCTTTATTTCTCATCGCTAACCCCTCAGGTTCAATTAACGCGGTGCAACTATCAACCATCATTCAAGTCACGTATAAGACGGCCTGGTTAATCCTACACAAACTTCGCCATGCCATTCAGCAAGGAGATGCGCAGCAGCTACTCACAGGGCTTGTCGAAGTCATCTCTGCTGAATACAATCCGTGCAATTTTCATATTAAAGGTTTTAAGACGATCCGGAACGAGCAGCCATTTGTTGGGGGAGCTTCTCTTAACTTTTATGGTGAGGTTTCCTATGTCAAGCTGAAGCATGTTTTTATGCCGAAACATCATCCGAACAAAGAGCTTAGCTATTGGGATTATTCCAACTTCATTGAGACTCATGTAAGTAGTTCTGTCCGAGTTCCTTTTATTCATTACGGTTCCAAAAAATATAACGCATGCGACACCTTAAATATCATTTGTGATTCTGTTCCTGTTAGAATAAACGAGCGATATTACGGAGTAAGCGACAAGCATTTACAATCGTATCTGGATGAAGTATCCTATCGCATTAATTATTCACTGAAACCAAACCGTGCGGTGTCGAAATTATTTCGGCTGTTCATTGATACTCCTGCTGTTACTTATAAACAACTCATTTCACGCAAACCGATGTGCTTACATTTACAGGTTGCCTAA